In Pseudomonas putida, a genomic segment contains:
- the hyi gene encoding hydroxypyruvate isomerase → MPRFAANLSMLFTEQDFLARFKAAADAGFSGVEYLFPYDFGAAEIKQQLDANGLTQVLFNLPAGDWGKGERGIACHPDRIEEFRAGVDKAIEYAKVLGNTQVNALAGIRPQGPDCATVRKTFVDNLRFAADKLKAAGIRLVMEMINTRDIPGFYLNTTQQALEIHAEVGSDNLFLQYDIYHMQIMEGDLARTMEANLPLINHIQLADNPGRNEPGTGEINYRFLFEHLDRIGYQGWIGAEYKPKTTTEAGLGWLKTHNAI, encoded by the coding sequence ATGCCACGCTTCGCTGCCAACCTGTCCATGCTGTTCACCGAACAGGATTTCCTGGCCCGCTTCAAGGCGGCCGCCGATGCTGGTTTCAGCGGCGTCGAGTACCTTTTCCCCTACGATTTCGGCGCCGCCGAGATCAAGCAACAACTCGACGCCAACGGCCTGACCCAGGTGCTGTTCAACCTCCCTGCCGGCGACTGGGGCAAGGGTGAGCGCGGCATCGCCTGCCACCCCGACCGCATCGAAGAATTCCGCGCAGGCGTCGACAAGGCCATCGAGTACGCCAAGGTGCTGGGCAACACCCAGGTCAACGCCCTGGCCGGCATCCGCCCGCAAGGCCCGGACTGCGCCACCGTGCGCAAGACCTTCGTCGACAACCTGCGCTTTGCCGCCGACAAGTTGAAGGCCGCCGGCATCCGCCTGGTCATGGAAATGATCAACACCCGCGACATCCCCGGCTTCTACCTGAACACCACCCAGCAAGCCCTGGAGATTCATGCCGAGGTGGGCAGCGACAACCTGTTCCTGCAGTACGACATCTATCACATGCAGATCATGGAAGGTGACCTGGCGCGGACCATGGAAGCCAACCTGCCCCTGATCAACCACATCCAGTTGGCGGACAACCCGGGGCGCAACGAGCCGGGGACCGGCGAGATCAACTACCGCTTCCTGTTCGAGCACCTGGACCGCATCGGCTACCAGGGTTGGATCGGCGCGGAGTACAAGCCCAAGACCACCACCGAAGCGGGCCTGGGCTGGCTGAAGACCCACAACGCGATCTAA
- a CDS encoding 2-hydroxy-3-oxopropionate reductase: MAKIGFIGTGIMGSPMAQNLQKAGHSLFLSTHHKPAPASLTDAGAVALASPKEVAQEAEFVIVMLPDTPQVEEVLFGDNGVAQGLGPNKVVIDMSSISPTATKAFAEKIKATGAAYLDAPVSGGEVGAKAATLSIMVGGDTAVFERALPLLQAMGKNITLVGGNGDGQTAKVANQIIVALNIQAVGEALLFAAKNGADPAKVREALMGGFASSKILEVHAERMIKGTFDPGFRINLHQKDLNLALQGAKELGINLPNTSNAQQVFNTCQALGGGNWDHSALIKGLEHMANFSIRDDK; this comes from the coding sequence ATGGCTAAAATCGGTTTCATCGGCACCGGCATCATGGGCAGCCCCATGGCTCAGAACCTGCAAAAGGCAGGTCACAGCCTGTTCCTCTCTACCCACCACAAACCCGCTCCGGCGTCGCTGACCGACGCGGGGGCAGTGGCCTTGGCCAGTCCCAAGGAAGTCGCGCAAGAAGCCGAATTCGTCATCGTCATGCTCCCCGACACTCCACAGGTCGAAGAGGTGCTGTTCGGTGACAACGGCGTTGCCCAGGGCCTGGGCCCGAACAAGGTGGTGATCGACATGAGCTCGATCTCGCCCACCGCCACCAAGGCCTTCGCCGAGAAGATCAAGGCCACCGGTGCTGCCTACCTGGACGCCCCCGTATCGGGCGGCGAAGTCGGCGCCAAGGCCGCGACCCTGAGCATCATGGTCGGTGGTGACACCGCGGTATTCGAGCGCGCGCTGCCGCTGCTACAGGCCATGGGCAAGAACATCACGCTGGTCGGTGGCAATGGCGACGGGCAGACCGCCAAGGTGGCCAACCAGATCATCGTCGCCCTGAACATCCAGGCCGTGGGCGAAGCACTGCTGTTCGCCGCCAAGAACGGCGCGGACCCGGCCAAGGTGCGTGAAGCGCTGATGGGTGGCTTTGCCTCGTCGAAGATTCTCGAAGTGCATGCCGAGCGGATGATCAAGGGCACCTTCGACCCGGGCTTCCGCATCAATCTGCACCAGAAGGACCTGAACCTGGCATTGCAAGGCGCCAAGGAGCTAGGCATCAACCTGCCCAATACCTCCAACGCCCAGCAAGTGTTCAACACCTGCCAGGCACTGGGTGGCGGCAACTGGGACCACTCGGCGCTGATCAAGGGGCTGGAGCACATGGCCAACTTCTCCATTCGCGACGACAAGTAA
- the leuC gene encoding 3-isopropylmalate dehydratase large subunit has protein sequence MKAPRTLYQKHIDSHTVCELDDQGHVLLYIDRQVANEYTSPQAFSGLREAGRTVWRPAATLCVVDHVNPTAAERVATMPDAGGALQVDYFTRNCRDFGIELFDVLDKRQGIEHVVAPEQGFILPGMVVAAGDSHTTTYGALGAFGFGIGTSEIEHLLATQTLVYKRLKSMRVTVDGTPGPGLVSKDIIMELIRQIGASGATGYAIEFTGPAIRALSVEARMTICNMAVEAGARGAFMAPDEKVFAYLADKPRAPKGELWQAALAQWKTLYTDEGATFDREVHMHVEQLQPMVTWGTSPDQAAAITGCVPDPSTQPDLILRRDLERALRYMDLQPGTALSGIRISHAFIGSCTNARIEDLRDAARVVKGRKVAAGVRAMIVPGSTQVRDHAEAEGLAEIFKNAGFEWRQSGCSMCLAMNDDVLNPGDRCASSTNRNFEGRQGQGARTHLMSPAMVAAAAVTGHLVDVRTLVLEA, from the coding sequence ATGAAAGCGCCCAGAACGCTGTACCAGAAACACATCGACTCCCACACCGTCTGCGAACTGGACGATCAAGGGCATGTGCTGCTCTATATCGACCGTCAGGTGGCCAACGAATACACCAGCCCGCAGGCCTTCAGCGGCCTGCGCGAAGCCGGGCGCACGGTATGGCGCCCCGCCGCGACCCTGTGCGTGGTCGACCACGTCAACCCCACCGCCGCCGAACGCGTCGCCACCATGCCCGATGCCGGGGGCGCACTGCAGGTCGACTACTTCACCCGCAACTGCCGCGACTTCGGCATCGAGCTGTTCGACGTGCTGGACAAACGCCAGGGCATCGAACACGTGGTCGCGCCCGAGCAGGGCTTCATCCTGCCTGGCATGGTGGTCGCCGCCGGCGATAGCCACACCACCACCTACGGCGCACTGGGCGCCTTCGGCTTCGGCATCGGCACCTCGGAAATCGAACACCTGCTGGCCACCCAGACCCTGGTCTACAAGCGCCTCAAGAGCATGCGCGTCACGGTCGACGGCACGCCCGGGCCGGGCCTGGTTTCCAAGGACATCATCATGGAGCTGATCCGCCAGATCGGCGCATCCGGCGCCACCGGCTACGCCATCGAATTCACCGGCCCCGCCATCCGTGCACTGAGCGTCGAGGCGCGCATGACCATCTGCAACATGGCCGTCGAGGCCGGGGCGCGAGGTGCGTTCATGGCCCCCGATGAAAAGGTCTTCGCCTACCTCGCCGACAAGCCCCGCGCACCCAAGGGTGAGCTCTGGCAGGCCGCGTTGGCGCAGTGGAAAACCCTCTACACCGACGAGGGCGCGACGTTCGACCGTGAAGTGCACATGCATGTCGAGCAGCTGCAACCGATGGTCACCTGGGGCACCAGCCCCGACCAGGCCGCCGCGATCACCGGCTGCGTGCCCGACCCCAGCACCCAGCCCGACCTGATCCTGCGCCGCGACCTGGAGCGCGCCCTGCGCTACATGGACCTGCAGCCGGGCACTGCGCTCAGCGGCATCCGCATCAGCCACGCGTTCATCGGCTCGTGCACCAATGCGCGCATCGAGGACCTGCGCGATGCCGCGCGGGTGGTCAAGGGCCGCAAGGTCGCTGCGGGGGTGCGCGCCATGATCGTGCCCGGCTCCACGCAAGTGCGCGATCACGCCGAAGCCGAAGGGCTGGCCGAGATCTTCAAGAACGCAGGCTTCGAATGGCGCCAGTCCGGTTGTTCGATGTGCCTGGCCATGAACGACGATGTGCTCAACCCCGGCGACCGCTGCGCATCCAGCACCAACCGCAACTTCGAAGGGCGCCAGGGCCAGGGCGCCCGCACCCATCTGATGAGCCCGGCGATGGTCGCCGCCGCAGCGGTAACCGGCCACCTGGTCGACGTTCGTACACTGGTCCTGGAGGCTTGA
- the leuD gene encoding 3-isopropylmalate dehydratase small subunit — translation MQPFNFVEGVAAPILAANVDTDVIMPKQFLKGIDRSGLDRGAFFDLRFLEDGSANPDFVLNQAPWQHSAFLVVGPNFGCGSSREHAVWGLKQLGIRALIGTTFAGIFFDNCQRNGVLTIQLPPAELKELGELVSQAEGAHIAVDLQAQHILLADGRALAFDIDTLRKQALLQGLDAIGSTLTRSEQIRSFETRHLQANPWLA, via the coding sequence ATGCAACCATTCAATTTTGTAGAGGGCGTGGCCGCGCCCATCCTGGCCGCCAACGTGGACACCGACGTGATCATGCCCAAGCAGTTTCTCAAGGGCATTGACCGCAGTGGCCTGGACCGTGGCGCTTTCTTCGATCTGCGCTTCCTTGAAGACGGCAGCGCCAACCCGGATTTCGTACTTAACCAGGCGCCTTGGCAACACAGCGCATTTCTGGTGGTGGGGCCGAACTTCGGCTGCGGGTCGAGCCGCGAACATGCGGTGTGGGGCTTGAAACAACTGGGTATTCGCGCGCTGATCGGCACGACCTTCGCCGGCATCTTCTTTGATAACTGCCAACGCAACGGCGTGTTGACCATCCAATTGCCGCCCGCCGAGCTGAAGGAGCTGGGTGAGTTGGTCAGCCAGGCGGAAGGCGCGCATATCGCCGTCGACCTCCAGGCGCAGCATATCCTCCTGGCCGATGGCCGCGCCCTGGCGTTCGACATCGACACCCTGCGCAAGCAGGCGCTGCTGCAAGGGCTCGACGCCATCGGCAGCACCCTCACCCGCAGCGAACAGATCCGCAGCTTCGAAACCCGGCACCTGCAAGCCAACCCCTGGCTCGCCTGA